A portion of the Candidatus Pristimantibacillus lignocellulolyticus genome contains these proteins:
- a CDS encoding LysR family transcriptional regulator, with protein sequence MNIEQFEYVAAIAKTGSISIAADQLHISQAGVSKALSKFEEELGMKIFNRSRAGTEPTERGKIIIDKVNEILSKIEDIKEESQIQSAMIEGEVRFSAGPNIVAILSRSIVAYKKDHPKVRLEIIAKNSESIIQDLRRNETDLGLIYFDRHKQEDLKDLTLTHLLKSRIVVYVGKRSPLASRYSVTPQELINETFVNAENNYSNWFMDDFMEKYGKVNMIFTSNNVDILKRTIAEGVAIGIFIELSMKYDPLVLNGDIVGISLVNHEPTTISLGWARLTSKHFSIAQREFLKYVLREYNQIK encoded by the coding sequence ATGAATATTGAGCAGTTTGAATATGTTGCTGCAATAGCAAAGACTGGTTCTATCTCCATTGCAGCAGATCAACTTCATATTAGCCAAGCGGGTGTGAGTAAAGCGCTATCCAAATTTGAAGAGGAATTAGGCATGAAAATATTTAATCGTTCTAGGGCAGGAACTGAACCGACCGAACGAGGAAAGATCATCATCGACAAAGTTAATGAAATATTGTCCAAAATAGAAGATATCAAAGAAGAATCACAAATACAGAGTGCTATGATTGAGGGAGAAGTTCGATTCTCTGCTGGACCTAATATTGTCGCAATCTTATCGAGATCGATTGTTGCTTACAAGAAAGATCATCCTAAAGTTCGACTTGAAATTATTGCAAAAAACTCCGAAAGTATTATTCAAGATCTACGTAGAAATGAAACTGATCTTGGATTAATATATTTTGATCGTCATAAACAAGAGGATTTGAAAGATTTAACACTAACACATTTATTAAAATCGAGAATAGTTGTTTATGTGGGGAAGAGATCACCGCTTGCTTCAAGGTACAGCGTAACACCACAAGAGTTAATTAACGAAACGTTTGTTAATGCAGAAAATAACTACTCCAATTGGTTCATGGATGACTTTATGGAAAAGTACGGTAAAGTAAATATGATCTTCACATCGAATAATGTAGATATATTAAAGCGGACAATTGCGGAGGGAGTAGCCATTGGAATATTCATTGAATTAAGTATGAAGTATGATCCACTAGTTCTGAATGGAGACATTGTAGGGATATCCCTTGTTAACCATGAGCCAACGACAATTTCATTAGGCTGGGCAAGACTTACAAGTAAACATTTCTCTATTGCGCAACGTGAATTTTTGAAGTATGTCCTAAGGGAATACAACCAAATCAAATAA